A single Nycticebus coucang isolate mNycCou1 chromosome 16, mNycCou1.pri, whole genome shotgun sequence DNA region contains:
- the LOC128568055 gene encoding 40S ribosomal protein S8-like, whose amino-acid sequence MILYYIIGIQIIKQLSKDSKAEKKEDAFLISVRGRPAANTKTGPRRIHTVRVWGGNKKYRALRLDVGNFSWGSECCTRKTRIIDVVYNASNNELVHTKTLVKNCIVLIDSTPYRQWYESHYALPLGRKKGAKLTPEEEEILNKKRSKKIQKKYDERKKNAKISSLLEEQFQQGKLLACIASRPGQCGRADGYVLEGKELEFYLRKIKARKGK is encoded by the exons ATGATCTTATATTATATTATAGGaattcaaataataaaacagCTAAGTAAAGACAGCAAGGCGGAGAAGAAAGAGGATG CATTCTTGATATCCGTGCGGGGACGCCCCGCAGCTAACACTAAGACTGGCCCCCGCCGAATACATACAGTCCGTGTCTGGGGAGGTAACAAGAAATATCGCGCCCTGAGGCTGGATGTGGGAAACTTCTCTTGGGGCTCAGAGTGTTGTACTAGGAAAACGAGGATCATTGATGTTGTCTACAATGCATCTAATAATGAGCTGGTTCATACCAAGACCTTGGTGAAGAACTGCATTGTGCTTATTGACAGCACACCATACCGACAGTGGTATGAGTCCCACTATGCACTGCCCCTAGGCCGCAAGAAAGGAGCCAAGCTGACtccagaagaagaagagattttaaacaaaaaacgttcaaaaaaaattcagaagaaatatgatgaaaggaaaaagaacgCCAAAATAAGCAGTCTTCTGGAGGAGCAGTTCCAGCAGGGCAAGCTTCTTGCATGCATTGCATCAAGACCAGGCCAGTGTGGCCGAGCAGATGGCTATGTGCTAGAAGGCAAAGAGCTAGAGTTCTATCTGAGGAAAATCAAGGCCCGGAAAGGCAAAtaa